The Salvelinus fontinalis isolate EN_2023a chromosome 24, ASM2944872v1, whole genome shotgun sequence genome has a segment encoding these proteins:
- the LOC129822056 gene encoding creatine kinase M-type-like, translating to MTKNCHNDYKMKFSDVEEFPDLSLHNNHMAKVLTKDMYKKLRSKSTPSGFTLDDCTQTGVDNPGHPFIMTVGCVAGDEECYEVFKDMFDPIISDRHGGYKPTDKHKTDLNFENLKGGDDLDPAYVLSSRVRTGRSIKGYTLPPHNSRGERRMVEKLSIEALATLDGEFKGKYYPLNAMTDAEQDQLIADHFLFDKPVSPLLLSAGMARDWPDARGIWHNDAKSFLVWVNEEDHLRVISMEKGGNMKEVFRRFCVGLQKIEAVFKKHNHGFMWNEHLGYVLTCPSNLGTGLRGGVHVKLPKLSTHAKFEEILTRLRLQKRGTGGVDTASVGGIFDISNADRLGSSEVQQVQMVVDGVKLMVEMEKKLEKGEAIDGMIPAQK from the exons ATGACGAAGAACTGCCACAATGACTACAAGATGAAATTCTCTGATGTAGAGGAGTTTCCAGACCTCTCCCTGCACAACAACCACATGGCCAAGGTGCTGACCAAGGACATGTACAAAAAGCTGAGGAGCAAGTCTACCCCCTCCGGTTTCACCCTGGACGACTGCACCCAGACCGGTGTGGATAACCCTG GACACCCCTTCATCATGACCGTCGGCTGCGTTGCTGGTGATGAAGAGTGCTACGAAGTCTTTAAGGATATGTTCGACCCCATCATCTCCGACCGTCACGGAGGCTACAAGCCCACCGACAAGCACAAGACCGACCtgaacttcgagaacctgaag GGAGGTGATGATCTTGACCCCGCCTACGTCCTGTCCAGCCGTGTGCGTACCGGACGCAGCATCAAGGGATACACCCTGCCCCCCCACAACAGCCGTGGCGAGCGCAGAATGGTTGAGAAACTGTCCATCGAGG ccctGGCCACACTGGATGGTGAGTTCAAGGGAAAGTACTACCCCCTGAATGCCATGACCGATGCCGAGCAGGATCAGCTGATCGCCGACCACTTCTTGTTTGACAAGCCCGTCTCCCCCCTGCTGCTGTCCGCCGGTATGGCCCGTGACTGGCCTGACGCAAGAGGAATCTG GCACAACGATGCCAAGAGCTTCTTGGTCTGGGTGAACGAGGAGGATCACCTGCGTGTCATCTCCATGGAGAAGGGAGGCAACATGAAGGAGGTCTTCAGACGTTTCTGTGTTGGTCTGCAGAAG ATTGAGGCGGTCTTCAAGAAGCACAACCACGGCTTCATGTGGAACGAGCATCTCGGCTATGTGCTGACCTGCCCCTCCAACCTGGGAACTGGCCTGCGCGGTGGTGTGCACGTCAAGCTGCCCAAGCTGAGCACACACGCCAAGTTTGAGGAGATCCTGACCAGGCTGCGTCTGCAGAAGCGCGGCACAG GTGGTGTGGACACGGCCTCCGTGGGTGGAATCTTCGACATCTCCAACGCTGATCGTCTGGGCTCCTCAGAGGTGCAGCAGGTGCAGATGGTGGTGGATGGTGTCAAGCTCATGGTGGAGATGGAGAAGAAGCTGGAGAAGGGAGAGGCCATCGACGGCATGATCCCCGCCCAGAAGTAA